A single region of the Salipaludibacillus sp. LMS25 genome encodes:
- a CDS encoding divergent polysaccharide deacetylase family protein, with protein MSVLRFTILFLVSSLIFVTSGNTLTVSAVSPEAKAAIIIDDFGGIGKGTNEFLTHDIPVTVAVMPFLENSRTVAKKAHEAGFEVMIHLPMEPKHGKKSWLGPKPILDSLSDDDIRSRVKEAIDDVPFASGINQHMGSKIVENEHIMTIILQVAKENNLYVIDSGTNPNSCIPKLCEQFNILYGERDLFLDNTQSSQHHTYKMALKLAELAEQNGQAIGIGHVGIKGMDTFHALQEAKPYFTEKNVHIVPVSHLLKSSIDKDPWHFWEENF; from the coding sequence ATGTCCGTCTTGCGTTTTACGATCCTGTTTCTTGTTAGCAGTCTTATTTTTGTCACCAGTGGAAATACATTAACTGTCTCTGCAGTATCTCCAGAAGCAAAAGCTGCCATTATAATTGACGATTTCGGGGGGATAGGTAAAGGAACAAACGAGTTCTTGACACATGACATTCCTGTTACTGTAGCCGTTATGCCTTTCTTAGAAAACTCCCGCACAGTAGCTAAAAAGGCTCATGAGGCCGGCTTTGAGGTGATGATTCATTTGCCCATGGAACCAAAACATGGAAAGAAATCATGGCTTGGTCCAAAACCAATTTTAGATAGCTTATCCGATGACGACATAAGATCACGGGTGAAAGAAGCGATTGATGACGTTCCGTTTGCTAGTGGCATTAACCAACATATGGGATCAAAAATTGTGGAAAATGAACACATAATGACGATCATATTACAAGTAGCTAAAGAAAATAATCTCTATGTGATTGATAGCGGGACAAACCCTAACTCATGCATTCCAAAATTATGTGAGCAATTTAACATCTTGTACGGCGAAAGAGATCTTTTTCTTGATAACACCCAGTCTTCTCAACATCACACTTACAAAATGGCTTTAAAATTAGCAGAACTTGCAGAACAAAATGGCCAAGCTATCGGTATAGGTCACGTTGGCATTAAAGGAATGGATACATTTCACGCCTTACAGGAAGCAAAGCCATATTTCACTGAAAAGAATGTTCATATTGTGCCGGTCTCCCACTTATTAAAATCATCTATTGATAAGGATCCTTGGCACTTTTGGGAAGAAAACTTTTAA
- the cbpB gene encoding cyclic-di-AMP-binding protein CbpB — MQNLEENDVLNYSITSFLITAEQVAHAQPENSLEHALLVLVKSGYTAVPVLDSSFKLTGIISKAQILDSILGLERIEPEKLNNWKVAEIMTEDIACVQRDDPFEKVMSLSINHPFICVEDSTGAFSGIIPRSKILAFLNGYFHEQRKQARS; from the coding sequence ATGCAAAATTTAGAAGAAAATGATGTGCTAAATTACTCTATTACGTCGTTTTTAATAACCGCTGAACAAGTAGCTCATGCTCAGCCCGAGAATAGTTTGGAACATGCATTACTCGTTTTAGTCAAATCTGGTTATACAGCTGTCCCTGTTTTAGATAGCTCGTTCAAGCTGACGGGCATTATTAGTAAAGCGCAAATATTAGACTCGATTTTAGGACTTGAGCGTATTGAACCAGAGAAGCTTAATAATTGGAAAGTGGCAGAAATAATGACAGAGGATATCGCATGTGTTCAACGTGATGATCCATTTGAAAAGGTGATGTCGTTGTCGATCAATCATCCCTTTATTTGTGTTGAAGATTCGACCGGCGCCTTTTCTGGTATTATTCCGAGAAGTAAAATATTAGCTTTTCTTAATGGTTATTTCCATGAACAACGAAAACAGGCCCGTTCATAA
- a CDS encoding ion transporter: protein MTQQNRNAKWKIKLNHVVSHPLFNGAVLTLILINAIVVGLETYPHLYSEYRTVFWIADRLLLWIFTLEISLRLLAAPHPKAFFTNSWNWFDFVIVTAGHIFAGAHFVTVLRILRVLRVFRAISVIPSLRRLVDALLMTIPALGNIMLLLSIIFYIFAVIGTMLFQETAPEYFGSLQLSLLTLFQVVTLESWASDVMRPIFAELPWAWVYFVTFVLVGTFVIFNLFIGVIVNNVEKAEVAEQEVEDTAEELKELRKDVKELKALIKKQLTDK, encoded by the coding sequence ATGACTCAACAAAATCGAAATGCTAAATGGAAAATAAAACTTAATCACGTTGTTTCTCATCCACTCTTTAACGGGGCGGTCTTAACGCTCATCCTTATTAATGCAATAGTTGTGGGATTAGAAACTTATCCCCATCTATATTCTGAGTATCGAACTGTCTTTTGGATAGCGGACAGGCTTTTACTTTGGATCTTTACTCTTGAAATTTCCCTTCGCTTACTAGCTGCTCCCCATCCGAAAGCTTTTTTTACAAACAGCTGGAATTGGTTTGATTTTGTCATTGTCACAGCGGGCCATATCTTTGCCGGTGCTCACTTCGTTACCGTCTTAAGAATTCTTCGTGTCCTTCGAGTATTTAGAGCTATTTCTGTCATCCCATCGTTACGACGTCTTGTAGACGCACTTTTGATGACCATTCCTGCGTTAGGAAATATAATGCTTCTTTTAAGTATTATCTTTTACATTTTTGCCGTTATCGGAACAATGCTATTTCAAGAGACTGCCCCTGAGTATTTCGGAAGCTTGCAACTTTCCCTTCTCACCCTTTTTCAAGTCGTCACACTTGAATCGTGGGCTAGTGATGTCATGCGACCTATTTTCGCTGAACTTCCATGGGCTTGGGTTTACTTTGTAACTTTCGTACTTGTTGGGACTTTCGTTATTTTTAATTTATTCATCGGTGTTATTGTCAACAATGTTGAAAAAGCAGAAGTCGCTGAACAGGAAGTGGAAGATACCGCTGAAGAACTAAAAGAATTACGTAAAGATGTCAAAGAATTAAAAGCACTCATTAAAAAGCAACTTACTGACAAGTAA
- a CDS encoding SDR family oxidoreductase produces MKKNLNKDIIVITGASGGIGKELAIEVAKQGGTPVLLARSIDKLRAVSEHICCTTGIKAPIYTLDVADLNAVETVFKAIYTEVGAISALINNAGFAVFDTVTDADLLDMENMFKVNVFGTIACTKQVLPYMIMQGYGHIIFIASVASKIPTPKASVYSATKHAVLGFANALRMELHNSPLHVSVVNPGPVRTDFFNVADKSGDYEKNVQSYMLEPAYVSKKTAHLLKKPKREINLPIWMGAGAILYQLCPTIFQKMLGKHMNKK; encoded by the coding sequence ATGAAAAAAAATTTAAACAAGGATATTATTGTGATTACAGGAGCATCTGGAGGAATTGGTAAAGAGTTAGCCATTGAAGTGGCGAAGCAAGGAGGGACGCCAGTTTTACTTGCTCGTTCTATTGATAAGTTAAGAGCAGTCTCAGAACATATATGTTGTACTACGGGTATTAAAGCACCCATTTATACATTAGATGTGGCAGATCTTAACGCGGTAGAAACAGTATTTAAAGCTATTTATACGGAGGTAGGCGCCATCTCTGCACTTATAAATAATGCGGGTTTTGCCGTGTTTGACACTGTAACAGATGCTGATTTGCTAGATATGGAAAACATGTTTAAAGTGAATGTGTTCGGTACGATTGCTTGTACAAAGCAAGTTCTTCCATACATGATAATGCAAGGATATGGACACATTATTTTTATCGCGTCAGTAGCTAGCAAAATTCCTACGCCTAAAGCCAGTGTCTATTCAGCTACGAAGCATGCTGTTCTCGGCTTTGCCAATGCTCTACGGATGGAGCTTCATAACAGCCCTCTCCATGTGAGTGTCGTAAATCCCGGGCCTGTCCGCACTGATTTTTTCAATGTTGCTGATAAATCAGGTGATTATGAGAAAAATGTCCAAAGCTATATGTTGGAGCCAGCGTATGTGTCTAAAAAGACAGCTCACCTATTGAAAAAGCCGAAGCGAGAAATAAACCTTCCAATATGGATGGGGGCAGGTGCCATTTTATATCAACTTTGTCCCACTATATTTCAAAAAATGCTTGGTAAACATATGAACAAAAAGTGA
- the namA gene encoding NADPH dehydrogenase NamA translates to MTLHTKLFSPFKIKGVTFKNRITMSPMCMYSSTNENGKVAPWHYTHYISRAVGQVGLIMVEATAVQMAGRISTFDLGIWHDEHISGLKELVNSMKEHGAKTAIQLAHAGRKAELNSSIYAPSPLAFNRMKQPIEMSESNISDTIDAFQEGARRAREAGFDVIEIHGAHGYLINQFLSPLTNKRKDEFGGNREKRFTFLAQIIKAVKTVWHGPLFVRLSLDEYAEGGNTMDDFIYYAKKMKSLGVDLIDCSTGGVVHTPIHTYPGYQIVHAETIKHRANMATGAVGMITSGLQAEEILQNERADLIFVGRALLKDPYWPRSAAAELNEKLPPPAPYNHSW, encoded by the coding sequence ATGACGCTACACACAAAATTATTTTCCCCTTTTAAAATTAAGGGGGTAACATTCAAAAATCGGATTACTATGTCCCCAATGTGTATGTATTCATCTACTAACGAAAACGGTAAAGTGGCACCATGGCATTATACTCATTACATAAGTAGAGCAGTAGGTCAGGTGGGATTAATAATGGTTGAAGCTACTGCTGTCCAAATGGCAGGTCGTATTTCGACATTTGATTTAGGAATCTGGCATGATGAACACATTTCTGGTTTAAAGGAACTTGTAAATAGCATGAAAGAACATGGTGCAAAAACAGCCATTCAATTAGCTCATGCCGGTAGAAAGGCTGAATTAAACAGTTCAATTTATGCGCCATCCCCCCTCGCTTTTAACCGTATGAAACAACCGATTGAGATGTCAGAATCAAATATCTCCGACACTATTGACGCATTTCAAGAAGGAGCGAGACGAGCAAGAGAGGCTGGTTTTGATGTGATTGAAATTCATGGTGCACATGGTTATTTGATAAATCAATTTCTTTCTCCACTTACTAATAAAAGAAAAGATGAATTCGGTGGCAACCGTGAAAAGCGTTTCACATTTTTAGCGCAGATCATTAAAGCCGTTAAAACTGTCTGGCATGGCCCATTATTCGTTCGACTGTCACTGGATGAATACGCTGAAGGTGGCAACACGATGGATGATTTTATTTACTATGCTAAAAAAATGAAATCATTAGGAGTGGATCTGATAGATTGTAGTACTGGCGGGGTTGTTCATACACCGATACACACTTATCCCGGCTATCAAATTGTTCATGCTGAAACGATTAAACATCGTGCTAACATGGCAACTGGGGCTGTGGGTATGATTACAAGCGGCCTTCAAGCAGAAGAAATTTTACAAAATGAGAGAGCAGATTTAATATTTGTTGGCAGGGCATTATTAAAAGACCCCTATTGGCCGCGCTCTGCCGCAGCTGAATTAAATGAAAAGCTCCCTCCTCCTGCACCATATAATCATAGTTGGTAA
- a CDS encoding low molecular weight protein-tyrosine-phosphatase encodes MINVLFVCLGNICRSPMAEAVFRQKVKQVGLQNKIATDSAGTGNWHIGKRPHEGTLAILAKHRVEDEELLARQVVKQDLSTYDYIIAMDDSNVRHLNELSTLGANVKLYKLLDFVETSKVKDVPDPYFTGNFDEVFDLINDGCGELLTFIKEQEGI; translated from the coding sequence GTGATAAACGTTTTATTTGTATGTTTAGGGAATATTTGTCGGTCACCTATGGCAGAAGCTGTTTTTCGTCAGAAAGTGAAACAGGTAGGATTACAGAACAAAATAGCGACAGACTCAGCAGGGACAGGGAATTGGCATATTGGAAAACGTCCACATGAAGGAACGCTAGCAATTCTTGCAAAGCATCGTGTAGAGGATGAGGAATTGCTTGCACGGCAGGTTGTTAAACAAGATTTATCAACTTATGATTACATTATTGCAATGGATGACTCAAATGTTAGACATCTTAATGAACTGAGTACATTAGGAGCCAATGTTAAATTGTACAAGTTACTAGATTTTGTAGAAACGAGTAAAGTAAAAGATGTTCCTGATCCATATTTCACTGGGAACTTTGATGAAGTATTTGATTTAATTAATGACGGGTGTGGAGAGTTATTAACATTTATAAAAGAACAAGAAGGAATTTAG
- the proC gene encoding pyrroline-5-carboxylate reductase, with amino-acid sequence MNTMISILGAGSMAEALICGWVKNGQLAPQNILVTNRSNDKRLKELSTTYGVKTTRNLDDLLAHGHMLLIACKPKDWQQALKPLQPILTQDIPLVSVMAGITTEALEDFFPDLNVPVIRTIPNTSAVVNASMTPMALGKWAHPDHISRVKGVFKLVGDTAEVSENTMDALTALTGTGPAYIYYLMEAMELAAVKIGVDQHLARHLVSQTLLGAGLRVQENDSSPAILYQQIMSPGGTTEAGFNILKEQKVQDIIISCIEKAAERSKELGALTNDRALALENTENDVQ; translated from the coding sequence ATGAATACGATGATTAGCATACTTGGTGCAGGTTCAATGGCAGAAGCTCTTATTTGTGGATGGGTAAAAAACGGCCAGCTAGCACCACAAAATATTTTAGTTACAAATCGGTCTAATGACAAACGTCTTAAAGAACTGTCTACTACTTATGGGGTGAAAACAACTCGCAACTTAGACGATCTTCTAGCACACGGGCATATGTTGCTTATTGCTTGTAAACCAAAAGACTGGCAGCAGGCTTTAAAACCGTTACAACCTATTTTGACTCAGGACATTCCACTCGTATCCGTCATGGCCGGTATTACAACTGAAGCTCTAGAAGATTTCTTCCCTGATTTAAATGTACCTGTCATTCGCACTATTCCTAATACTTCTGCCGTTGTAAATGCTTCGATGACCCCAATGGCACTAGGGAAATGGGCTCACCCAGACCATATATCTCGTGTAAAAGGCGTATTTAAGTTAGTTGGAGATACAGCAGAAGTCTCTGAAAATACAATGGATGCTCTCACCGCTTTAACCGGAACAGGTCCGGCGTATATATATTATTTAATGGAAGCAATGGAATTAGCTGCAGTAAAAATTGGAGTAGATCAACATCTCGCAAGACATCTCGTCTCACAAACCTTGCTTGGAGCAGGCTTGCGTGTACAAGAAAACGACTCTTCTCCAGCTATTTTATATCAGCAAATTATGAGTCCAGGAGGTACAACTGAAGCTGGGTTCAATATATTAAAAGAGCAAAAGGTGCAGGATATCATTATTTCTTGTATAGAAAAAGCTGCTGAACGATCAAAAGAACTAGGAGCACTTACAAATGATCGGGCACTCGCTTTGGAAAACACAGAAAATGATGTGCAGTAG
- a CDS encoding trans-aconitate 2-methyltransferase — MSEFNRMLQARKWMKTNESFLSTWHAHVGYTLHLFYYFSKYRSIDHVAEKLDCNRALLKRWVEVGLEIGHLKKNKTGKIKAKRKLIKYASATSSESVGILLREMMELHLPTLLKYPELLEENKQVEYKENHFANVVAETSTLLEAAASRPILKIVKKHKPASIIDFGCGYGGYLKRIQTHFPTVFLHGVEVNEMVANQAKDTLKDKAKIHCTDMMTFIDRYSCKTDMVMVHNLLYYFAPEERAELFKKIALIMNQGGIITFIHPVNGAKHGQTFTAAFNTFMTAHKNLYPLPTLKEMKRISKKAGLKIMTVKPLIKEGGWYLMIMRKTT, encoded by the coding sequence GTGAGTGAATTTAATCGTATGCTTCAGGCAAGGAAGTGGATGAAAACAAACGAAAGTTTCTTGTCCACTTGGCATGCACACGTCGGCTACACATTACATTTATTTTATTACTTTAGTAAATACCGATCTATAGACCATGTAGCCGAAAAGCTTGATTGCAATCGTGCTCTCCTTAAAAGGTGGGTAGAAGTGGGGCTTGAGATAGGCCATTTGAAAAAAAACAAGACAGGGAAAATAAAAGCGAAACGTAAGCTTATAAAGTATGCTTCAGCAACTAGCTCTGAATCTGTTGGCATTCTGTTAAGAGAGATGATGGAATTGCATCTCCCCACTTTATTGAAATATCCTGAATTGTTGGAAGAAAATAAGCAGGTGGAGTATAAAGAAAATCATTTTGCAAACGTAGTGGCAGAAACCTCCACGTTATTAGAAGCAGCAGCATCCCGACCTATTTTAAAAATTGTAAAAAAACATAAACCGGCTTCTATTATAGATTTTGGCTGCGGTTATGGTGGTTATTTAAAACGAATACAAACGCATTTTCCAACTGTCTTTTTACATGGTGTTGAAGTAAATGAAATGGTGGCTAACCAAGCGAAGGACACCTTAAAAGATAAAGCAAAGATCCATTGTACTGATATGATGACGTTTATAGATAGGTATAGCTGTAAAACAGATATGGTCATGGTACATAATTTACTCTATTATTTTGCTCCTGAGGAGAGAGCAGAGCTATTTAAAAAAATAGCTTTGATCATGAATCAAGGAGGAATCATCACGTTTATACATCCTGTCAATGGAGCGAAACACGGACAAACCTTTACAGCTGCATTTAATACCTTTATGACAGCTCACAAAAATCTCTATCCGCTCCCAACGTTGAAAGAAATGAAGCGAATCAGCAAAAAGGCCGGACTCAAAATAATGACGGTTAAGCCCCTTATTAAAGAAGGTGGTTGGTACTTAATGATAATGAGAAAAACAACTTAA
- a CDS encoding MerR family transcriptional regulator gives MAFSYKDKKVISIGITSELTGLSERQIRYYEERKLVFPERSKGGTRKYSFADVERLVEIANKMEDGMQTFEIRKEEMKKADVRDKMLRGQLNAAFKIRK, from the coding sequence TTGGCATTCAGTTACAAGGATAAGAAGGTCATTAGTATTGGCATAACTAGTGAACTAACAGGGTTATCCGAACGTCAAATACGTTACTATGAAGAACGAAAACTAGTCTTCCCAGAGCGTAGTAAAGGGGGCACACGAAAGTATTCGTTTGCAGACGTAGAAAGACTTGTGGAGATTGCTAACAAAATGGAAGATGGGATGCAAACATTTGAAATTCGTAAAGAAGAAATGAAGAAGGCTGATGTAAGAGATAAAATGCTTCGTGGACAATTAAATGCTGCCTTTAAAATTAGAAAATAA
- a CDS encoding NAD(P)/FAD-dependent oxidoreductase has product MKNSRYDVVIVGGGLAGLTSAAYLAYHGKKVALIERGKLGGRAMTIQLKGYQFNFGAHAIYARDTSYLTKIEQELGLRIHWEDFSQLKAKYDMGEEATVITSNIGGLLQTKLLKGFDKFRFAYHMLFTTLGFEKGDPNLSIQEWIELRKISPAVKEMMLNLATTNFFSGDPDSIPSDVFFTYYRRLFKTNIPVSFIQGGWKVLIEEFKRVIKENNGVIFEKTKISDVVTEQNLITEVQTKKHAFSGNQFIFAIPPEELQKLFHETAIKPELERYTDYEPTYVMFYDVGLKNRIESDYTYIFDKDREIFVTDISYYDMEAAPDGGQLLQAVGYLKQSDINDPAAHDAMIDKMARFYDKHFPGWRETLAIPRASKKPVLQAIRWTMNQRGLPMQFEALPNVFFAGDWCQGYGQLSEVSFSSAYLVSKNILNKHLTMNKS; this is encoded by the coding sequence ATGAAAAACAGCCGGTACGATGTGGTCATCGTAGGAGGAGGTCTAGCAGGATTAACCTCAGCCGCCTATTTAGCTTACCATGGCAAAAAAGTGGCGCTAATAGAAAGAGGCAAACTTGGCGGTAGAGCGATGACAATCCAACTTAAAGGCTATCAATTTAATTTTGGAGCTCATGCCATTTATGCAAGAGACACCTCCTACCTCACTAAAATTGAACAAGAATTAGGCCTTCGTATTCATTGGGAAGATTTCTCACAATTAAAAGCTAAATATGATATGGGTGAAGAAGCCACCGTTATTACAAGTAATATCGGTGGCCTCTTACAAACAAAGCTTCTTAAAGGCTTTGATAAATTTCGTTTCGCTTATCATATGCTTTTTACCACATTAGGCTTTGAGAAAGGCGATCCTAACTTATCGATCCAGGAATGGATTGAGTTACGAAAGATAAGCCCAGCAGTTAAAGAAATGATGTTAAACCTTGCAACAACAAACTTTTTCTCAGGCGATCCTGATAGTATTCCAAGCGATGTTTTTTTTACTTATTATCGACGTCTTTTTAAAACAAATATACCTGTTAGCTTCATCCAAGGCGGTTGGAAAGTTCTGATTGAAGAATTTAAACGGGTTATTAAAGAGAATAATGGTGTCATCTTTGAAAAAACAAAAATTAGTGACGTTGTGACAGAGCAAAACCTTATTACAGAAGTCCAAACGAAAAAACACGCTTTTTCAGGTAACCAATTTATTTTTGCTATCCCTCCAGAAGAGCTTCAAAAGCTGTTCCATGAGACAGCCATTAAGCCTGAATTAGAACGATATACGGATTATGAACCGACTTATGTGATGTTTTATGATGTAGGTTTAAAAAATAGAATTGAGTCAGACTATACGTATATTTTTGATAAAGATAGAGAAATTTTTGTGACAGATATTTCGTACTATGACATGGAAGCTGCACCAGACGGTGGGCAATTATTACAAGCTGTTGGATATTTAAAGCAAAGTGATATTAATGATCCGGCAGCACATGATGCGATGATTGACAAGATGGCGCGTTTCTATGATAAGCATTTCCCTGGATGGCGAGAAACGTTAGCTATTCCTAGAGCTTCTAAAAAGCCTGTTTTACAAGCTATTCGCTGGACAATGAATCAGCGGGGCTTACCGATGCAATTTGAAGCGTTACCTAACGTTTTTTTCGCTGGTGATTGGTGTCAAGGTTACGGTCAGCTATCTGAAGTCTCCTTCTCAAGCGCCTATCTTGTAAGTAAAAATATACTAAACAAACACCTTACTATGAATAAGTCCTGA
- the asnB gene encoding asparagine synthase (glutamine-hydrolyzing), whose product MCGITGWVDQSKNLINHEDTLKRMANKLSLRGPDAITTWSCEKAVFGHTRLIVVDPAGGAQPMTKKKNGFSYTICYNGELYNTEDIRKELSTLGYSFNSHSDTEVLLTAYIQWREACVERLTGIFAFAVWDEERHELFLARDRLGVKPLFYTLTNKGIIFGSEIKAILAHPAINTNVNIEGWQELLGLSPSRTPGHGIFSGMKELRPAHHMRFKDGKPTVQRYWQVKSLYHRESIAETVAHIRHLVTAAVEGQLVADVPVSTFLSGGLDSSAISAIAAAFYKEKGRSPLKTFSFDYEENERYFTSSHFQPDADSPWVERMVEELNTDHTKAVIKQSELYKLLESAVEARDLPGMADIDSSLLWFCGEIRKQATVALSGECADEIFGGYPWFRDKEKLQGEIFPWMNSLEERERLLRPEWQNKLHLKNYVTERYKETLREVPVLEGESEEEAQRRSLFYVNMTWFMTTLLERKDRMSMAQSLEVRVPFADHNLVEYVWNIPWEMKMLHGREKGILRRAMEGILPHDVLYRKKSPFPKTHHPTYRKLVSDSLMKLVEQKESPLFDKLDYQKVKTLAETEGSSFKKPYFGQLMTGPQLMAYLLQLDRWMRHYNVS is encoded by the coding sequence ATGTGTGGAATTACCGGATGGGTGGATCAGTCAAAAAATTTAATAAACCACGAAGACACGTTAAAACGAATGGCTAACAAATTGAGTTTGCGTGGTCCAGATGCGATTACGACATGGAGCTGTGAAAAGGCTGTTTTCGGCCATACACGTCTAATCGTCGTTGACCCAGCAGGTGGCGCTCAACCAATGACGAAGAAGAAGAACGGATTTAGCTATACGATTTGTTATAACGGTGAATTATACAATACAGAGGATATTAGAAAAGAATTGAGCACTCTCGGGTATAGCTTTAACTCCCACTCTGATACAGAAGTTTTGCTGACAGCCTATATTCAATGGAGAGAAGCCTGCGTTGAAAGGCTAACAGGTATCTTTGCATTTGCTGTTTGGGATGAAGAAAGACATGAGCTGTTTCTAGCGAGAGATAGGCTAGGTGTGAAACCATTGTTTTACACGTTGACGAATAAAGGGATCATATTTGGCTCGGAAATAAAAGCCATATTAGCCCATCCAGCTATAAATACGAACGTTAACATTGAAGGATGGCAAGAACTACTTGGTTTAAGTCCGTCTCGAACACCTGGACATGGTATTTTCAGTGGTATGAAAGAATTAAGGCCAGCTCATCACATGCGATTTAAGGATGGTAAACCAACTGTTCAACGATATTGGCAAGTAAAAAGTCTCTATCACCGTGAATCAATTGCGGAGACTGTAGCTCATATACGTCATTTAGTGACAGCAGCGGTGGAAGGACAGTTGGTTGCCGATGTGCCAGTCTCAACATTTTTGTCAGGTGGGCTTGATTCTAGCGCTATTTCTGCGATTGCAGCTGCTTTTTATAAAGAAAAAGGCCGCTCACCTCTAAAAACCTTTTCGTTTGATTATGAGGAAAATGAACGTTACTTTACATCTAGTCATTTTCAACCAGATGCTGACAGTCCTTGGGTAGAACGGATGGTTGAAGAATTAAATACTGATCACACAAAAGCGGTTATTAAACAATCTGAGCTTTATAAGTTACTTGAGTCAGCCGTTGAAGCAAGAGATTTACCTGGAATGGCCGATATAGATTCCTCGTTGCTATGGTTTTGCGGAGAAATTCGTAAACAAGCGACTGTAGCCTTGTCTGGAGAATGTGCCGATGAAATTTTTGGCGGTTATCCGTGGTTTCGCGATAAGGAAAAATTACAAGGTGAAATTTTCCCGTGGATGAATTCATTAGAAGAGAGAGAACGGTTACTTAGACCAGAATGGCAGAATAAACTGCACTTAAAGAACTATGTCACGGAACGCTACAAGGAAACATTACGTGAAGTACCCGTTTTAGAAGGAGAATCAGAAGAAGAGGCTCAAAGGAGGAGCTTATTTTACGTTAATATGACATGGTTTATGACGACTTTACTGGAACGAAAGGACCGTATGAGTATGGCACAAAGCTTGGAGGTTCGAGTCCCCTTCGCTGATCACAACCTTGTGGAATATGTGTGGAATATACCATGGGAAATGAAGATGTTGCACGGTAGAGAAAAAGGCATATTACGACGCGCTATGGAAGGTATCCTACCGCATGATGTGTTATATAGAAAGAAAAGTCCGTTCCCTAAAACTCATCATCCTACTTATCGGAAATTGGTCTCAGATTCTCTTATGAAACTTGTTGAACAAAAGGAGTCTCCTCTTTTCGATAAGCTCGATTATCAAAAGGTAAAGACACTTGCTGAAACAGAAGGGAGTTCATTTAAGAAGCCGTATTTCGGACAGCTGATGACAGGGCCGCAATTAATGGCTTACTTGCTTCAATTAGATAGATGGATGAGACATTATAATGTAAGTTGA